ACAAGCAAACGTTTTTATCATGCTCGTTGCAGGGAAAAAGTGAAGGGAAAAGTCTATTATTAATCGTGTTTTGCGGAAAAATGGATTTCTTTTCTTTATTTCGTGGAAATTAATTAATTTTGTACGCATATTGTTCGTGGAGAGTTACAAAAATTAAAAGTAATACGAAAGAAACATGGCTGCAATAGATCAATATATAGAACGCATAGCTGACGAGAATCTGAGAGGAGAAATACAGATGGAGTTACCTCCTCGTGAGGTGCTGCAACGCCCGATTCAGAAGTCCCTGGAGATTGCTAAGGCCCGTTTCGAATACTTGATTGAAGAAGAATAAAAACGACAAAATTATGGACATTCAAAAGATACAACAGTATAAGACAGCATTTGACCAAATAGCAAAGACGGTCAAGGACGACGATGACAATGCTATAGAGGTATGGTACGCCCGTGAACTCCAAGAGGTGCTTGGATACGTGCGATGGGAGAATTTCATTGGCGCCATAGGTCGTGCTATGGAATCGTGTAAAACGTTGGGAATCAATGTTGATGATCATTTTCGTGAGGTCACGAAAATGATAGCTTTGGCCAAAGGCGCACAACGTGAAGTGCAGGACTTTATGCTCACCCGATATGCCTGCTATCTGATTGCTCAGAATGGTGATCCTAAGAAGGAAGAGATTGCTTTTGCCCAAAGCTATTTTGCCGTGCAAACCCGCAAGGCCGAACTCATAGAAGAACGTCTGAACGAGATTGCCCGCTTGAGCACCCGCGAGCGACTGCGCACATCAGAGAAACAGCTGAGCCGAAACATTTTCCAGCGTGGAGTTGATGACCGTGGTTTTGGACGCATCCGTTCCAAAGGTGATCAAGCCCTGTTTGGCGGTTTGACTACAGAACAGATGAAGAAGCGGCTC
The sequence above is a segment of the Prevotella sp. E9-3 genome. Coding sequences within it:
- the dinD gene encoding DNA damage-inducible protein D, whose protein sequence is MDIQKIQQYKTAFDQIAKTVKDDDDNAIEVWYARELQEVLGYVRWENFIGAIGRAMESCKTLGINVDDHFREVTKMIALAKGAQREVQDFMLTRYACYLIAQNGDPKKEEIAFAQSYFAVQTRKAELIEERLNEIARLSTRERLRTSEKQLSRNIFQRGVDDRGFGRIRSKGDQALFGGLTTEQMKKRLGIKSGALADRLPTLTIAAKNLATEMTNYNVEQKDLYGETDITAEHVQNNRSVRGMLGQRGIRPESLPPAEDIKKVERRVAKDEKEMQKETQKLPKK